Proteins encoded in a region of the Methylosinus trichosporium OB3b genome:
- a CDS encoding caspase family protein: MRLVRLFAVTSTLLAACAFFTAGGAAPSGSSLQALLIGNAAYPDGEAELTTPVNDAEKLSEALQRLGYQAEVVKNLGKKDMGDAIERFLQRLDSGSTAVLFFAGFGVQAGGKNYLIPVDAHIWSEDDVASQGVSLDDVLAKIAARNVKTRIVLVDAARRNPFDTRFRSVPPGLAAPRHSEGTLGFYSAVGAISNDPPAAKNSLFVTEIVRKIGEADRDAAQALGAARDEIALQAKGQPAPVLDNGLAARVWLDGKPHAGAPATKPPETGPAPTSKPEPKLEPKPDTKPATSRVESKPETKLEPKPDTKVESKPEPKPVPTCRANEVKPYSSSELALKTDLDARIVRNPSDESSISRRGQLLALHRAYPAALADFERSTRLDPDNVESWNNRCWIRAIGNDLAHALQDCDEALRRRPSYADALDSRGLVHLKQGDLNGAVEDYTEALRANARHASSLYGRGLARRKLGQADKADEDLTKAKSINPSIAEDYREYCLD, encoded by the coding sequence ATGAGGCTCGTTCGCCTTTTCGCCGTGACTTCGACGCTTCTGGCGGCGTGCGCATTCTTCACCGCCGGCGGCGCAGCGCCGTCCGGCTCGTCGCTGCAGGCGCTGCTGATCGGCAACGCCGCCTATCCGGACGGAGAGGCGGAGCTGACGACGCCCGTCAACGACGCCGAAAAACTGTCGGAAGCGCTGCAGCGCCTCGGCTATCAGGCCGAGGTGGTGAAAAATCTCGGCAAGAAGGACATGGGAGACGCGATCGAGCGCTTCCTGCAACGTCTCGATTCCGGGTCCACGGCGGTGCTGTTCTTCGCCGGCTTCGGCGTGCAGGCCGGCGGCAAGAACTATCTCATTCCGGTCGACGCGCATATTTGGAGCGAGGACGACGTCGCCTCTCAGGGCGTCTCGCTCGACGACGTGCTGGCGAAGATCGCGGCGCGCAACGTCAAGACGCGCATCGTCCTCGTCGACGCGGCGCGGCGCAATCCATTCGACACGCGCTTTCGCAGCGTGCCGCCGGGCCTCGCGGCGCCGCGCCACAGCGAGGGAACGCTCGGCTTCTATTCCGCCGTCGGGGCGATCTCCAATGATCCGCCCGCGGCCAAGAACAGCCTGTTCGTGACCGAGATCGTCCGCAAGATCGGCGAGGCCGACCGCGACGCGGCGCAGGCGCTCGGCGCCGCCCGCGACGAGATCGCGCTCCAAGCCAAGGGCCAGCCCGCCCCGGTGCTCGACAATGGCCTCGCGGCGCGCGTCTGGCTCGACGGCAAGCCCCATGCGGGCGCCCCGGCGACGAAGCCCCCGGAGACTGGACCTGCACCCACGTCGAAGCCCGAGCCCAAGTTGGAGCCGAAGCCGGACACGAAGCCGGCGACCAGTCGCGTGGAGTCGAAGCCGGAGACCAAGCTGGAGCCGAAGCCGGACACGAAGGTGGAGTCCAAGCCGGAGCCGAAGCCAGTCCCCACATGCCGGGCCAATGAGGTGAAGCCCTATTCCTCCTCGGAACTCGCGCTCAAGACCGATCTCGACGCCCGTATCGTCCGCAATCCGAGCGACGAGAGCTCGATCAGCCGGCGCGGGCAGCTGCTGGCGCTGCATCGCGCCTATCCGGCGGCGCTCGCCGATTTCGAGCGGTCGACGCGACTCGATCCGGACAATGTCGAGTCCTGGAACAATCGCTGCTGGATCCGCGCCATCGGCAATGATCTCGCGCATGCGCTGCAGGATTGCGACGAGGCGCTGCGCCGCCGGCCGAGCTATGCGGACGCGCTCGACAGCCGCGGCCTCGTCCACCTCAAGCAGGGCGACCTCAATGGCGCGGTCGAAGATTACACCGAAGCGCTGCGGGCCAACGCCCGTCACGCCTCCTCGCTCTATGGGCGCGGCCTCGCGCGCCGCAAGCTCGGACAGGCCGACAAGGCCGACGAGGATCTGACCAAGGCGAAATCGATCAATCCTTCGATCGCCGAGGACTATCGCGAATATTGCCTCGACTGA
- a CDS encoding tetratricopeptide repeat protein, translating into MLQICHRALLALTLLTALSASALANDADICIDDAARNPDAAIPACTRLLVSGKLTEAEAAEAYGQRGIAKAGMGDLDGALKDLTAALDRNPKMLVALKLRGKAYKELNHLDLAIADFSRALRDALRGEQNRAQAVELYNLRGATQIDKDEYDTAIGDFNKALAIDRNYVDAYVNRGHAYTFKRDFDKAIADFDQAVRLKPRDAFGYAARAMARMGKADFTGAVADYDRAIKLDPQNAKLYTSRGEAWRLQGDLESSLQDHDKALSLKPSEEVYNNRALTLKDIALKSKDVTKLDEARNDCSEAILLNPSFAVPYTNRGLIRRLAGDLRGSLLDLDKAIGLAQRSMEALTFRGDTYRAIGDLDRALQDYDEAIRIFPDYVAAHNGRGAALQKKGDLAGAKAEYEKALSLPSDADAGVAKPAQAEARVGLDEVRSLLGEAAPGVRVALIIGNSAYRAVPALPNPERDADAVAKKLEGLGFKNQIRINNATNASFLAALKSFEEKAATADWAVIFYAGHGIQIAGGAYLIPVDAQLRTDEDVQKEAVPLERVLLAVNKAKKMRLVLLDACRDNPFEQKMKHADKRLRTVGLPSIEPGSGTLVAYATRDGHTAEDGDGDHSPFTQALLDNVAIPGVEINMVFRKVRDQVLKLTRGQQDPFTYGSLSSERFYFVAR; encoded by the coding sequence ATGTTGCAAATTTGCCACAGGGCTCTGCTCGCGCTGACCCTCCTGACGGCGCTGTCCGCCTCGGCGCTCGCCAATGACGCCGATATCTGCATCGACGACGCCGCCAGAAACCCGGACGCCGCGATTCCCGCCTGCACACGGCTGCTCGTCTCAGGGAAATTGACGGAGGCGGAGGCCGCGGAGGCCTATGGCCAGCGGGGCATCGCCAAGGCCGGCATGGGGGATCTGGACGGGGCGCTGAAAGATTTGACCGCGGCGCTCGATCGAAACCCCAAGATGCTCGTCGCCCTGAAGCTGCGCGGCAAGGCCTATAAGGAGCTCAACCACCTCGATCTCGCCATCGCCGATTTCAGCCGCGCTTTGCGCGACGCCTTGCGCGGCGAGCAAAATCGGGCGCAGGCCGTCGAGCTCTATAATCTGCGCGGCGCGACGCAGATCGACAAGGACGAATACGACACGGCGATCGGCGACTTCAACAAGGCGCTGGCGATCGACCGCAATTATGTCGACGCTTATGTCAATCGCGGTCACGCCTATACTTTCAAACGCGATTTCGACAAGGCCATCGCCGACTTCGATCAGGCGGTGCGGCTGAAGCCCAGAGATGCGTTCGGATACGCCGCCCGCGCCATGGCGCGAATGGGAAAGGCCGATTTCACCGGCGCGGTCGCCGATTATGATCGCGCCATCAAGCTCGACCCCCAGAATGCGAAGCTCTACACGAGCCGCGGCGAGGCCTGGCGGCTGCAGGGCGACCTCGAAAGCTCGCTCCAGGATCACGACAAGGCGCTCTCGCTGAAGCCGAGCGAGGAGGTCTATAATAATCGCGCCTTGACATTGAAGGACATCGCTCTGAAGTCGAAGGACGTGACGAAGCTCGACGAGGCGCGCAACGATTGCAGCGAGGCCATATTGCTCAATCCGAGCTTCGCGGTTCCTTACACGAACCGCGGGCTCATCCGCCGACTCGCCGGCGATTTGCGCGGCTCTCTGCTCGATCTCGACAAGGCGATCGGTCTCGCGCAGCGCTCGATGGAGGCGCTGACCTTCCGCGGCGACACTTATCGCGCGATCGGCGACCTCGATCGGGCGCTGCAGGACTATGACGAGGCGATCCGCATCTTTCCCGATTATGTCGCCGCGCATAACGGCCGCGGCGCGGCGCTTCAGAAGAAGGGCGACCTCGCCGGAGCCAAGGCCGAATATGAGAAGGCGCTGAGCCTTCCCTCGGATGCGGATGCGGGCGTCGCCAAGCCGGCCCAGGCGGAGGCCCGCGTCGGGCTCGACGAGGTCCGGAGCCTGCTGGGCGAGGCGGCGCCCGGCGTCCGTGTGGCGCTGATCATCGGTAATTCCGCCTATCGCGCCGTTCCCGCCCTGCCCAATCCCGAAAGGGACGCGGACGCCGTCGCCAAGAAGCTCGAAGGTCTCGGCTTCAAAAATCAGATCAGGATCAACAACGCCACCAACGCCTCCTTCCTCGCCGCGCTGAAGAGCTTCGAGGAGAAGGCGGCGACGGCCGATTGGGCCGTGATCTTCTACGCCGGCCACGGCATTCAGATCGCCGGCGGCGCTTATCTCATTCCGGTCGACGCGCAGCTGCGCACCGACGAGGATGTGCAGAAAGAAGCCGTTCCGTTGGAGCGGGTGCTCCTGGCGGTCAACAAGGCGAAGAAGATGCGCCTCGTTCTGCTCGACGCCTGCCGCGACAATCCATTCGAGCAGAAGATGAAACATGCCGACAAGAGATTGCGGACGGTCGGCCTGCCCAGCATCGAGCCGGGCAGCGGAACGCTGGTCGCTTATGCGACGCGCGACGGACACACCGCCGAGGACGGCGACGGCGACCACAGCCCCTTCACCCAGGCGTTGCTCGATAATGTCGCCATCCCCGGCGTCGAGATCAACATGGTGTTTCGCAAGGTCCGCGATCAGGTCTTGAAGCTGACGCGGGGCCAGCAGGACCCGTTCACCTATGGCTCGCTGTCGAGCGAGCGCTTCTATTTCGTCGCCAGATGA
- a CDS encoding autotransporter domain-containing protein, giving the protein MTNRATLILSLVASATLASFLETRAAQAQEIGGGAGDGSAGAVNRDPALAAFAERTRNVLCPSNAPLINGQCYDASGFSGAAVASQALSSLSQSTTQTSNNSALGKLRERREQEANESQPRETQQQRPAERARPARAETAQQKTAQGKRREAASAGRAEKGKRVAAAERKAGSGPRARRPGAAGERKYASAPSESFEPIGADGAAGSRYMLFGTPIPVSPDARFGTWVEGFGDFERRTAAGDAYVLTGPNVGSGTLPVRVSAKSEAATYGFQMGFDLTSRGVFRPKDGLIAGVLVGATHSDLTLSTSAASSNLALLDNGSSRLQARFNGGSVGVYATYFNGPFSADFLTKVDVFNLNASFTDNIAFAPNYIDGAGNVYYGVVQRVTPYSASKSTNVRNVSLAGNLNYRLPISTHLWIEPTVGAQYTATLYDRSASLLGLADGEQVRLQGGARVGTNFLLASTPTTFTVTGLAYDDVLIAGGFVRELAFNGGNFLAQANQGKVRGRGIVALNFDHGDGIVSFIQGEIRSGSNLIGGGGKAGVRFSW; this is encoded by the coding sequence ATGACCAACCGGGCGACACTGATTCTCTCTCTCGTGGCGTCCGCCACCCTTGCGAGCTTCCTCGAGACCAGGGCGGCGCAGGCGCAGGAAATCGGGGGAGGCGCCGGCGACGGCTCCGCCGGAGCCGTGAATCGCGATCCTGCATTGGCCGCCTTCGCCGAGCGCACCCGCAATGTGCTGTGCCCGAGCAACGCGCCGCTCATCAACGGCCAATGCTATGACGCCTCGGGCTTTTCCGGCGCCGCGGTGGCGAGTCAGGCGCTGAGCTCGCTATCTCAGTCGACGACGCAGACCAGCAACAACAGCGCCCTCGGCAAGCTCCGGGAGCGGCGCGAGCAGGAGGCGAACGAATCGCAGCCGCGGGAGACGCAGCAGCAGCGCCCCGCCGAGCGCGCCAGACCGGCTCGAGCCGAGACGGCTCAGCAAAAAACTGCGCAGGGAAAGCGCAGGGAAGCCGCGTCGGCCGGCCGCGCCGAAAAAGGCAAGCGCGTCGCGGCGGCCGAACGAAAAGCGGGTTCGGGCCCGCGCGCGCGCCGCCCCGGCGCCGCAGGCGAGCGCAAATATGCGTCGGCTCCCTCGGAGTCGTTCGAGCCGATCGGCGCGGATGGCGCGGCCGGATCGCGCTATATGCTGTTCGGAACGCCGATCCCGGTTTCTCCCGACGCCCGCTTCGGCACCTGGGTCGAAGGTTTCGGCGATTTCGAACGCCGCACCGCCGCCGGGGACGCTTATGTGCTGACAGGGCCCAATGTCGGCTCGGGGACGCTGCCGGTCCGCGTGTCCGCCAAGAGCGAAGCCGCGACCTACGGCTTCCAGATGGGTTTCGATCTGACGTCGCGGGGCGTGTTCCGTCCCAAAGACGGCCTCATCGCCGGCGTGCTGGTCGGCGCCACCCATTCCGATCTCACGCTCTCGACGAGCGCGGCCTCGTCCAACCTCGCTCTGCTCGACAATGGCTCGAGCCGGCTGCAGGCGCGCTTCAACGGCGGCTCGGTCGGCGTCTACGCGACCTATTTCAACGGCCCCTTCTCGGCCGATTTCCTGACCAAGGTCGATGTGTTCAATCTCAACGCCAGCTTCACCGACAACATCGCCTTCGCCCCCAATTACATCGACGGAGCAGGCAACGTCTATTATGGCGTCGTGCAACGCGTCACGCCCTACAGCGCGTCGAAATCCACCAACGTCAGGAACGTCAGTCTCGCCGGCAATTTGAACTATCGCCTGCCGATTTCGACGCATCTGTGGATCGAGCCGACCGTCGGCGCTCAATACACGGCCACTCTCTACGACCGCTCCGCATCGCTGCTCGGCCTCGCCGACGGCGAGCAGGTGCGGCTGCAGGGCGGCGCGCGGGTCGGCACGAATTTCCTGCTCGCCTCCACGCCGACCACCTTCACCGTCACCGGCCTCGCCTATGACGACGTGCTGATCGCCGGCGGCTTCGTCAGGGAGTTGGCGTTCAACGGCGGCAATTTCCTCGCGCAGGCGAATCAGGGCAAGGTGCGCGGCCGCGGCATCGTCGCGCTGAATTTCGATCATGGCGACGGAATTGTGTCCTTCATCCAGGGTGAGATTCGCAGCGGCTCGAATCTCATCGGCGGCGGCGGCAAGGCCGGCGTCCGGTTCAGCTGGTGA
- the rpmB gene encoding 50S ribosomal protein L28, protein MSRRCELTGKGVQTGNLVSHSNRKTRTRFLPNLVNVTLASDALARSVRLRVSAAALRSVEHRGGLDAFLLKARETELSDDARALKREIAKKLATAASA, encoded by the coding sequence ATGTCCCGCCGTTGCGAACTGACCGGCAAAGGCGTGCAGACGGGCAATCTCGTCAGCCACTCCAATCGCAAGACGCGCACCCGCTTTCTGCCCAATCTGGTCAATGTGACGCTGGCCTCGGACGCACTGGCGCGCTCCGTGCGGCTGCGCGTCTCCGCTGCGGCGCTGCGCTCGGTCGAGCATCGCGGCGGCCTCGACGCCTTCCTGCTGAAGGCGCGCGAGACGGAGCTGTCGGACGACGCGCGCGCGCTGAAGCGCGAGATCGCCAAGAAGCTGGCCACCGCGGCGAGCGCCTGA
- the cobT gene encoding cobaltochelatase subunit CobT: protein MATNRKPATPREAPQEPFKRAVAGAMRAMARTPELEVAFAPERAALFGSDGKAKARLPEPPRKLTPQDAAVLRGHADSIALRLACHDDAIHRRLQPVDLEARAAFDALEQARVESIGARRMAGVSANIGAMLEDRYARAKLGDIESREDAPLEDALALIVRERLTGLTPPANARRLVDLWRPFVEERAGAELDKLAAAIENQRGFGQAAHRLLTALDLSGESAGGEEQSEEAEQDEPKNPDESEGDENEEETPSGSSEMETAMASEDDLREGESEPAESPDTEKMEEVESGDLDEAMEARRGQAPPLDRASGEYHVYTTRYDEIVKAEELCDVEELDRLRSYLDKQLLHLSSVVGRLANRLQRRLMAQQNRSWEFDLEEGMLDPARLPRVVIDPQQPLSFKREKDTDFRDTVVTLLLDNSGSMRGRPITVAATCADILARTLERCGVKVEILGFTTKAWKGGQSREAWIGDGKRPNPGRLNDIRHIIYKAADAPWRRARRNLGLMMREGLLKENIDGEALDWAHRRLLARPEQRRILMMISDGAPVDDSTLSVNPGNFLERHLRHVIQEIETKSAVELIAIGIGHDVTRYYRRAVTIVDAEELGGAMTEKLAELFNENVRASATRSAFPGAARRAATAR, encoded by the coding sequence ATGGCCACGAATCGCAAGCCCGCTACGCCGAGGGAGGCTCCGCAGGAGCCGTTCAAGCGCGCCGTCGCCGGCGCCATGCGCGCCATGGCGAGGACGCCGGAGCTCGAGGTCGCCTTCGCGCCCGAGCGCGCCGCGCTGTTCGGCTCGGACGGCAAGGCCAAGGCGCGCCTGCCGGAGCCGCCGCGCAAGCTGACGCCCCAGGATGCGGCGGTGCTGCGCGGACACGCCGATTCGATCGCGCTGCGCCTCGCCTGCCACGACGATGCGATCCATCGTCGGCTGCAGCCGGTCGATCTCGAGGCGCGCGCCGCTTTCGACGCGCTGGAGCAGGCGCGCGTCGAGTCGATCGGCGCGCGGCGCATGGCCGGGGTCTCCGCCAATATCGGCGCCATGCTCGAGGACCGCTATGCGCGCGCCAAGCTCGGCGACATCGAGAGCCGCGAGGACGCGCCGCTCGAGGACGCGCTCGCCTTGATCGTGCGGGAGCGGCTCACCGGCCTCACGCCGCCGGCCAATGCGCGCCGGCTCGTCGATCTCTGGCGTCCCTTCGTCGAGGAGCGCGCCGGCGCCGAGCTCGACAAGCTCGCCGCCGCGATCGAGAATCAGCGCGGATTCGGACAAGCGGCGCATCGTCTGCTCACGGCCCTCGATCTTTCCGGCGAGAGCGCCGGCGGCGAGGAGCAATCGGAGGAGGCCGAGCAGGACGAGCCGAAAAATCCCGACGAATCGGAAGGCGACGAGAATGAGGAGGAGACGCCCTCCGGCTCCTCCGAGATGGAGACCGCCATGGCCTCCGAGGATGATCTGAGAGAGGGAGAGAGCGAGCCCGCCGAGTCTCCCGACACCGAGAAGATGGAGGAGGTCGAATCCGGCGACCTCGACGAGGCGATGGAGGCGCGGCGCGGCCAGGCGCCGCCGCTCGACCGCGCCAGCGGCGAATACCACGTCTATACGACGCGCTATGACGAGATCGTGAAGGCCGAGGAGCTGTGCGACGTCGAGGAGCTGGACCGGTTGCGCTCCTATCTCGACAAGCAGCTCCTGCATCTCTCATCGGTCGTCGGCCGCCTCGCCAACCGCCTGCAGCGGCGCCTGATGGCGCAGCAGAATCGCTCCTGGGAGTTCGACCTCGAGGAGGGCATGCTCGATCCGGCGCGCCTGCCGCGCGTCGTCATCGATCCGCAGCAGCCGCTGTCCTTCAAGCGCGAGAAGGACACGGATTTCCGCGACACGGTGGTGACGTTGCTGCTCGACAATTCCGGCTCCATGCGCGGGCGCCCGATCACCGTGGCGGCGACCTGCGCCGATATTCTCGCCCGCACCCTGGAGCGCTGCGGCGTGAAGGTGGAGATATTGGGCTTCACCACCAAGGCCTGGAAGGGCGGCCAGTCGCGCGAAGCCTGGATCGGCGACGGCAAGCGGCCCAATCCCGGACGGTTGAACGACATTCGCCACATCATCTACAAGGCCGCCGACGCGCCCTGGCGGCGTGCGCGCCGCAATCTCGGACTGATGATGCGCGAGGGGCTGCTGAAGGAGAATATCGACGGCGAGGCGCTCGATTGGGCGCATCGCCGGCTGCTGGCGCGTCCCGAGCAGCGGCGCATTCTCATGATGATCTCCGACGGCGCGCCGGTCGACGATTCGACGCTCTCGGTCAATCCCGGCAATTTCCTCGAGCGCCATCTGCGTCATGTGATCCAGGAGATCGAGACCAAATCGGCGGTCGAGCTGATCGCCATCGGCATCGGCCATGACGTGACGCGCTATTACCGCCGCGCCGTCACCATCGTCGACGCGGAGGAGCTCGGCGGCGCGATGACCGAGAAGCTGGCGGAATTGTTCAATGAGAACGTGCGGGCGTCGGCGACGCGCAGCGCTTTCCCCGGCGCCGCGCGTCGCGCCGCGACCGCACGCTGA
- a CDS encoding putative bifunctional diguanylate cyclase/phosphodiesterase produces MKKIAQQFGVATDFAEVAELCRNWQVAAEPGRLPPYEEMALGSLGRLADDLALATRERGGSYQILYGGDGVGAWLGAAPRGLAVDSLPRNHADALLDALGQAHLRATPAGTLARSIRGGLVRTCEIVVFPLSSRWGDALFLIFVRERAAAHNLVDAIYRATRDGLLTLAAVHGAGRSIVDLQIVSLNDSAARILGGAERDLQWRRLREIAPEWMTNGTFERLGAIFEAMRHDEFEVERSAGGERTHLRVAASPMGDLIGLTLTDVTELKEREASFRLLFENNPMPMWVHDPQSLGVLAVNDAAVEHYGLPRERFLASTLFDLYAEEEWPALAMSRDYPARRHAPDRVWSNRTAGGRVIKVLNYGRELVFDNRPAVLLAVVDVTEQREAAARIAHLAHHDPLTGLANRTLFRLRLSEGLERLDETSAPGIGVLYLDLDGFKDVNDAYGHPVGDRLLVAVAERLRRLLPQGDLVARVGGDEFALVQCGADRDEAERLACVVVEALSRTYEIDGHQVNIGASVGVSVAPNDSDDADTLLKNADIALYRAKADGRGVHRFFEPQMAATIHQRRTLEADLRQALRAGEFQIYYQPIIDIVTNEIVASEALLRWFHPMRGSVPPSDFIPLAEDTGLIVPIGEWVLREACREAASWPTPIGVSINLSPAQFRSRALTQAVVSALASSGLVAHRLELEITETVLLAENHANLSVLHRLRGLGVRISLDDFGTGYSSLSYLRSFPFDKIKIDRSFVKELPENHECGAIVRAVAGLGQCLGVATVAEGVETLDQLARLRQEGCTQMQGFLFSRPTPAAELRRMLAGPEIAAAPAA; encoded by the coding sequence ATGAAGAAGATCGCCCAGCAATTTGGCGTCGCCACTGATTTCGCCGAGGTCGCGGAGCTCTGCCGGAACTGGCAGGTCGCAGCCGAGCCGGGTCGACTGCCTCCCTATGAGGAGATGGCGCTCGGCAGCCTCGGCCGGCTCGCCGACGATCTGGCGCTCGCGACGCGAGAGCGAGGCGGCTCCTATCAAATACTCTATGGCGGCGACGGCGTCGGCGCCTGGCTCGGGGCCGCGCCGCGCGGTCTCGCCGTCGACTCGCTTCCGCGCAATCACGCCGATGCGCTGCTTGATGCGCTGGGGCAGGCGCATCTGCGCGCGACGCCGGCCGGGACTCTCGCTCGCTCTATTCGCGGCGGGCTGGTGCGAACCTGCGAGATCGTCGTCTTTCCGCTCTCCAGCCGCTGGGGCGACGCGCTGTTCCTGATCTTCGTCCGCGAGCGCGCCGCGGCGCATAATCTCGTCGACGCCATCTATCGCGCGACGCGCGACGGACTCCTCACCCTCGCCGCCGTCCATGGAGCGGGGCGCAGCATCGTCGATCTGCAGATCGTCAGCCTCAATGACAGCGCCGCGCGCATTCTCGGCGGCGCCGAGCGCGATCTGCAATGGCGACGGCTGCGCGAGATCGCGCCCGAATGGATGACCAATGGGACGTTCGAACGTCTCGGCGCGATTTTCGAGGCGATGCGGCACGACGAGTTCGAGGTCGAGCGCAGCGCCGGCGGCGAGCGGACGCATTTGCGCGTCGCCGCCTCCCCGATGGGCGATCTCATCGGCCTGACGCTAACCGATGTGACCGAGCTGAAGGAGCGCGAGGCCTCGTTCCGCTTGCTGTTCGAGAATAATCCGATGCCCATGTGGGTCCATGATCCGCAGAGCCTCGGCGTCCTCGCCGTCAATGACGCGGCCGTCGAGCATTATGGCCTGCCGCGCGAGCGCTTTCTCGCCTCGACGCTGTTCGACCTCTATGCGGAGGAGGAATGGCCGGCGCTGGCGATGAGCCGGGATTATCCGGCGCGCCGTCACGCGCCCGACCGCGTCTGGTCGAACCGGACCGCCGGCGGGCGCGTCATCAAGGTGCTGAACTATGGACGCGAGCTCGTCTTCGACAACCGCCCCGCCGTGCTGCTGGCCGTCGTCGACGTGACCGAGCAGCGCGAGGCGGCGGCGCGCATCGCCCATCTCGCTCATCACGATCCGCTGACCGGCCTCGCCAATCGCACCCTGTTCCGCTTGCGGCTGTCGGAAGGACTGGAGCGCCTCGACGAAACGAGCGCGCCGGGCATCGGCGTGCTCTATCTCGATCTCGACGGGTTCAAGGATGTGAACGACGCCTATGGCCATCCCGTCGGCGACCGGCTGCTCGTCGCCGTCGCGGAACGTCTGCGCCGTCTTCTGCCACAGGGCGATCTCGTCGCGCGCGTCGGCGGCGACGAGTTCGCCTTGGTGCAATGCGGCGCGGACCGCGACGAGGCGGAGCGTCTCGCCTGCGTCGTCGTCGAGGCCCTGAGCCGAACCTATGAGATCGACGGACATCAGGTGAATATCGGCGCGAGCGTCGGCGTCTCCGTGGCGCCCAACGACAGCGACGACGCCGACACGCTGCTGAAGAACGCCGATATCGCGCTCTATCGCGCCAAGGCCGACGGGCGCGGCGTGCATCGCTTCTTCGAGCCGCAAATGGCCGCGACCATTCACCAGCGCCGCACGCTGGAGGCCGATCTGCGCCAAGCGCTGCGCGCGGGCGAGTTCCAAATCTATTATCAGCCGATCATCGACATTGTGACCAATGAGATCGTCGCCTCGGAGGCGCTGCTGCGCTGGTTCCATCCGATGCGCGGCTCGGTGCCGCCGAGCGACTTCATCCCGCTCGCCGAGGACACGGGCCTCATCGTGCCGATCGGCGAATGGGTGCTGCGCGAAGCTTGCCGCGAGGCGGCGAGCTGGCCGACGCCGATCGGCGTCAGCATCAATCTGTCGCCGGCGCAGTTCCGCTCGCGCGCGCTGACGCAGGCGGTGGTCTCGGCGCTGGCCTCGAGCGGCCTCGTCGCGCACCGGCTCGAGCTCGAGATCACCGAGACGGTGCTGCTGGCGGAAAATCACGCCAATCTGTCGGTGCTGCACCGGCTGCGCGGACTCGGCGTGCGCATCTCGCTCGATGATTTCGGCACCGGCTATTCGAGCCTCAGCTATCTGCGCTCCTTCCCCTTCGACAAGATCAAGATCGACCGCTCCTTCGTGAAGGAGCTGCCGGAGAATCACGAATGCGGGGCGATCGTGCGCGCGGTCGCCGGCCTCGGCCAATGCCTCGGCGTCGCCACAGTGGCGGAAGGGGTGGAGACGCTCGACCAGCTGGCGCGGCTGCGCCAGGAAGGCTGCACGCAGATGCAGGGCTTCCTGTTCAGCCGGCCGACGCCGGCGGCGGAGCTGCGGCGCATGCTCGCCGGGCCGGAAATCGCGGCGGCGCCTGCGGCTTGA